Within the Maribacter sp. BPC-D8 genome, the region TTTGATTTGAGAAAATCGATACTCTTATTCACCACTATGCGTTTTAACCATGCACCAAAAGTTACATCGCCACTATACTGATGTATTTTTTGAAAAGCCTTAATAAACGACTCCTGTAAAACATCTTCTGCATCATCTCCATTTTTTACAAAACGCATTGCTACAATGTACATGCCGTCACAATACTTCCTGTACAGCTTCATTTGTGCCGCACGGTCATTTGCCATACATTTCTCTACAATATTGCTTTGAAACATGAATTAATTGGATTGGTTTTGGTTTGTTTCTATAATAAGGACGATATAAAAAATAGAATGTTGCAAAAATTTTTATTTTTACACCACATTATTAAATATTCCCTTTGAAACAAGTTACAATTTCCAATGCCTATATAACACTCATGGTGCTTGATTATGGCGCTACCATTCAAAAATTACTTGTAAAAGGTGCTGATGGCGAGTACACCAATGTAGTAGTTGGGTACAACCACCCGAGTAGATATCGTTTAGATGATAATGTTTTAGGAGCCAGTGTAGGTAGATATGCAGGAAGAATTTCTAATGGCGGATTTATAATCGATAGAACTCGATACGATGTGTTTCAAGAAGATGGGGTTCACCTACATGGCGGTAAAGAAGGTTTTCATCAAAAATATTGGATCATAGATGAAGTAAATCAAAGCGATAAACCTTTCGTAAAATTGAGCTATGTCAGCAAACATTTAGAGGAAGGCTACCCAGGAAATTTATCTGTTAGCGTTACCTATAAATTAATGGATAACGCATTGCAAATTATTTATGAGGGAATTACGGATAGAAGTACGGTTATAAACCTTACCAATCATTCTTATTTTAAACTAGATAACGATCCGTACATAGATGATTATGAATTACAATTAAATTGCCCTTATAAATTAGAAACCAAAGAAAACTTATTACCTACAGGCGATATTATACCTGTTCGTAAAACGGAATACGATTTTCTTTTACCTC harbors:
- a CDS encoding aldose epimerase family protein, whose translation is MKQVTISNAYITLMVLDYGATIQKLLVKGADGEYTNVVVGYNHPSRYRLDDNVLGASVGRYAGRISNGGFIIDRTRYDVFQEDGVHLHGGKEGFHQKYWIIDEVNQSDKPFVKLSYVSKHLEEGYPGNLSVSVTYKLMDNALQIIYEGITDRSTVINLTNHSYFKLDNDPYIDDYELQLNCPYKLETKENLLPTGDIIPVRKTEYDFLLPRKIGVQRLDSIFVKDIGNEKVAEIQSKTSGINMKVYTNQPALVVYTPPDFPGICFEAQNYPDAPNQPDFPKSLLRPGDIYNNISIFKFDIVTPS